One genomic segment of Flavobacteriaceae bacterium includes these proteins:
- a CDS encoding succinate dehydrogenase translates to MSGLFNSSIGRKFAMALSALFLMIFLLQHFAINILSVFSENAFNRASHFMGTFWAVQYILQPVLILGVVFHFVMGFVLEIQNNKARQVKYTKNNGGANSSWMSRNMIWSGLVILAFMVLHFIDFWIPEIKTKYILGDMSGMHEGEFRYFYELTEKFHSPVRVGAYCLAFVFLAMHLLHGFSSAFQSVGANNKYTRGLKKISKIYAIGIPIGFIFIALFHHISGH, encoded by the coding sequence ATGAGTGGACTTTTCAATTCTTCAATAGGGAGAAAGTTTGCCATGGCACTTTCGGCACTTTTCCTGATGATTTTCCTTTTACAGCATTTTGCCATTAACATTTTATCGGTTTTTAGTGAAAATGCATTTAACCGGGCTTCTCATTTTATGGGGACATTTTGGGCAGTGCAATATATTTTACAACCCGTTTTGATTTTGGGCGTGGTGTTTCACTTTGTCATGGGATTTGTATTGGAAATTCAAAATAACAAAGCACGTCAGGTCAAATATACAAAAAACAATGGCGGAGCTAATTCATCATGGATGAGTCGGAACATGATCTGGAGCGGATTGGTAATTTTAGCTTTTATGGTACTACATTTCATTGATTTCTGGATTCCCGAAATCAAGACAAAATATATATTAGGAGATATGAGCGGAATGCATGAAGGAGAATTCAGATATTTTTATGAATTGACAGAAAAGTTTCACAGTCCGGTTCGTGTAGGTGCGTATTGCTTAGCTTTTGTGTTTTTAGCCATGCATTTATTACATGGTTTCAGTTCAGCTTTCCAGTCTGTTGGAGCCAACAATAAATATACCAGAGGTTTGAAGAAGATTTCAAAAATTTACGCAATAGGAATTCCGATAGGATTTATTTTTATCGCATTGTTTCACCATATTTCAGGACACTAA
- a CDS encoding glycosyl hydrolase, with translation MKTIFQLVLLFISWTLFSQQPATQATIVKKALEEKEKQAKTSIIKNVSFTNIGPTIMSGRVADIDVNPNDPTEFYVGYASGGLWYTNNNGTTFSPVLDNSPTQNVGDIAVDWKSGTIWLGTGEKNSSRSSYAGIGMLKSVNKGKSWEAVGLSDTHHISRIVINPNNPNEIIVGVIGHLYSPNAERGIFKTADGGETWKKTLFINRDTGIIDIAAAPQNPKILYAASWERERKAWNFDGDGKHSAVYKSIDGGDFWKKISEKNGFPNGDGVGRIGLAVYDENTVYALHDSQFRRKADHKKKTSSDVLTKDDFKTMSVDVFLNLTDEKLNKYLKTNGFQEKYKAENVKQMVRAGSVKPVDLAKYLEDANSLLFDTPVVGAEVFLTTNGGKSWEKTHKEYLDDLYYSYGYYFGEIRVDPQDKNGIYILGVPILKSKDTGKTFTSISRENVHADHQALWVNPKQQGHLIDGNDGGLNLSYDDGESWTKLNVPSVGQFYAIYADNQKPYHVYGGLQDNGVWTAPHTAKIDTRWHQSGQNPYKSIMGGDGMQIQVDDRNPNIVYTGYQFGNYYRIDRGSGKRKYIQPKHTLGENPYRFNWQTPIQLSKHHQDILYLGSNKLHRSLNRGDTWETISDNLTTGGKKGNVAYGTLTTISESPFQFGLIYVGSDDGYVHITKDGGGSWEKISNAFPKDLWVSRVIASQHKKERVYVTLNGYRWDDFTPYVYVSEDYGKTWKNISDSIPVSPVNVIREDPENPDLLYIGTDNGVYASFDRGDKWFPFHKGLPNVAVHDLAVQPEAKHLIVGTHGRSLYKANIAPLQLMTKELAAKKHHIFAISPIRKRENWGSSWSKWLKPNTPKITIPYYSKEKKKTTIAVYLNTIKVNSIPVNADTGINEAVFDVSFSKKGKKAYLNKHKENTLKEAKNGVYYLPKGEYTVKIGKEERSFSIK, from the coding sequence ATGAAAACAATCTTTCAACTTGTACTACTTTTTATTTCATGGACACTATTCTCACAACAACCTGCAACTCAAGCAACTATTGTAAAAAAGGCGCTGGAAGAAAAAGAAAAACAGGCTAAAACCTCCATCATTAAAAATGTTTCTTTTACCAATATCGGGCCGACAATTATGAGTGGCCGTGTTGCAGATATAGATGTCAACCCAAACGATCCGACAGAATTTTATGTAGGATATGCATCCGGAGGATTGTGGTACACGAATAATAACGGCACAACATTTTCTCCGGTTTTGGACAATTCGCCCACACAAAATGTCGGAGATATTGCAGTTGATTGGAAAAGCGGAACCATTTGGTTAGGAACAGGAGAAAAGAACTCTTCCAGATCTTCCTATGCCGGAATCGGAATGTTGAAATCTGTAAATAAAGGGAAATCCTGGGAAGCTGTTGGTTTGTCAGACACGCATCATATCAGTAGAATTGTTATCAACCCAAACAACCCAAATGAAATCATTGTTGGGGTAATAGGTCATCTATACTCACCGAATGCCGAAAGAGGAATTTTCAAAACAGCAGACGGAGGGGAGACATGGAAAAAAACACTATTTATCAATCGTGATACGGGAATTATAGATATCGCCGCGGCTCCTCAAAATCCAAAAATATTATATGCTGCTTCCTGGGAGCGGGAACGCAAAGCGTGGAATTTTGATGGTGATGGAAAGCACTCGGCCGTCTATAAAAGTATTGACGGAGGAGATTTCTGGAAAAAAATTTCCGAAAAAAACGGATTTCCAAATGGAGATGGCGTTGGTAGAATAGGACTAGCCGTATACGATGAAAATACGGTATATGCGCTGCATGATAGTCAGTTTAGAAGAAAAGCAGATCATAAGAAAAAAACATCTTCGGATGTACTTACCAAAGACGATTTTAAGACCATGTCTGTAGATGTATTTTTAAATCTTACCGATGAAAAATTAAATAAGTACCTAAAAACAAATGGGTTTCAGGAAAAATACAAAGCAGAAAATGTAAAACAGATGGTACGTGCAGGCTCTGTAAAACCTGTAGATTTGGCAAAATATTTGGAAGACGCCAATTCCTTGTTGTTTGATACGCCGGTTGTGGGTGCGGAAGTTTTTTTAACGACAAACGGAGGCAAATCATGGGAAAAAACACACAAGGAATATTTGGATGACTTATATTATTCTTACGGATATTATTTTGGAGAAATTCGTGTAGATCCGCAGGATAAAAATGGAATATACATTTTGGGAGTTCCTATTTTGAAATCCAAAGACACAGGAAAAACATTTACATCCATTAGCAGGGAAAATGTACATGCAGATCACCAGGCATTGTGGGTAAATCCAAAACAACAAGGGCATTTAATTGACGGAAATGATGGCGGGCTCAACCTTTCTTATGACGACGGAGAAAGCTGGACGAAATTGAATGTACCCTCTGTTGGCCAGTTCTACGCTATTTATGCAGACAACCAAAAGCCCTATCACGTTTACGGAGGTTTGCAAGACAACGGTGTTTGGACGGCTCCTCATACGGCAAAAATTGATACGCGTTGGCACCAGTCAGGGCAAAACCCCTACAAATCCATTATGGGAGGTGATGGCATGCAGATTCAGGTAGACGATAGAAACCCAAATATAGTGTATACGGGATATCAGTTTGGAAACTATTATAGAATTGACAGGGGTTCCGGCAAAAGAAAATACATCCAGCCTAAACATACGTTAGGAGAAAACCCGTATCGGTTCAATTGGCAGACACCCATTCAGTTGTCAAAACACCATCAGGATATCTTATATTTGGGAAGTAATAAATTGCACCGAAGTTTAAACCGGGGAGATACCTGGGAAACCATTTCCGATAATTTAACCACCGGAGGGAAAAAAGGAAATGTAGCTTACGGAACCCTGACAACCATTTCGGAATCTCCTTTCCAATTCGGATTGATTTATGTAGGTTCTGATGACGGGTATGTTCATATTACAAAAGACGGCGGAGGCTCTTGGGAAAAAATTTCGAATGCGTTTCCAAAAGACCTGTGGGTTAGCAGGGTGATTGCCTCACAGCACAAAAAAGAACGTGTATACGTTACCTTAAACGGATATCGCTGGGATGATTTTACTCCTTATGTTTACGTATCGGAAGATTATGGAAAAACATGGAAAAATATCTCTGACAGCATTCCTGTGTCTCCGGTGAATGTCATTCGAGAAGATCCGGAAAACCCGGATTTGTTGTATATTGGAACAGACAATGGAGTATACGCTTCTTTTGACAGGGGGGACAAATGGTTTCCGTTCCACAAAGGGTTGCCCAATGTTGCTGTGCATGATTTGGCAGTACAACCCGAAGCAAAACATTTAATAGTGGGGACACACGGACGAAGTTTGTACAAAGCCAATATTGCTCCGTTACAGTTAATGACTAAAGAACTGGCAGCTAAAAAACATCATATTTTTGCTATTTCACCCATTCGGAAAAGAGAAAACTGGGGGAGCTCATGGAGTAAGTGGTTAAAGCCGAACACTCCGAAAATTACAATTCCATATTATTCTAAAGAAAAAAAGAAAACAACCATAGCTGTCTACCTGAATACGATCAAAGTAAATTCAATTCCCGTAAATGCAGATACCGGAATTAACGAAGCCGTTTTTGATGTTTCTTTTTCCAAAAAAGGAAAAAAAGCGTACTTGAATAAACATAAAGAAAATACTTTAAAAGAAGCTAAAAACGGAGTGTATTATTTGCCGAAAGGAGAATACACTGTGAAAATCGGCAAGGAAGAAAGAAGTTTTTCTATCAAATAA
- a CDS encoding succinate dehydrogenase/fumarate reductase iron-sulfur subunit yields MNLTLKIWRQKNASDKGKMVNYQIADVSPDMSFLEMLDVLNNQLIEKGDEPVAFDHDCREGICGMCSLYINGEAHGPDRGITTCQLHMRKFKDGDTIYIEPFRSKAFPVVKDLVVDRSAFDRIQHAGGFISINTSGNTQDANAIPINKHDADTAFDAATCIGCGACVATCKNSSAMLFVSAKVSQFALLPQGQVEATDRVLNMVKQMDEEGFGNCTNTGACEVECPKGISLENIARMNREYLKASLKG; encoded by the coding sequence ATGAACTTAACACTTAAAATTTGGCGTCAAAAAAATGCTAGTGATAAAGGTAAAATGGTCAATTACCAAATTGCGGATGTGTCGCCCGATATGTCTTTCCTTGAAATGTTAGATGTATTAAACAATCAATTAATTGAAAAGGGTGATGAGCCCGTGGCCTTTGACCACGATTGTAGAGAGGGAATCTGTGGTATGTGTTCTTTATATATTAACGGAGAAGCACATGGCCCCGACAGAGGGATTACAACCTGTCAACTACACATGCGTAAATTTAAAGACGGAGATACTATTTATATAGAACCTTTCCGATCGAAAGCTTTTCCGGTAGTTAAAGATTTGGTGGTAGACAGAAGTGCTTTTGATAGAATTCAACATGCCGGAGGGTTTATTTCCATAAACACGTCCGGAAATACTCAGGATGCAAATGCTATTCCTATTAATAAACACGATGCAGATACTGCTTTTGATGCAGCGACCTGCATCGGTTGTGGTGCCTGTGTAGCAACCTGTAAAAACTCAAGTGCCATGTTATTTGTTTCTGCAAAGGTATCTCAGTTCGCTTTATTGCCACAAGGGCAAGTTGAAGCTACTGATCGCGTACTCAATATGGTGAAACAAATGGATGAAGAAGGGTTTGGAAACTGTACCAATACCGGAGCTTGTGAAGTGGAATGCCCCAAAGGAATTTCATTGGAAAATATTGCCAGAATGAATCGTGAATACTTAAAGGCGAGTTTGAAAGGGTAA
- the sdhA gene encoding succinate dehydrogenase (quinone) flavoprotein subunit, protein MALDSKVPSGPLADKWTKHKNDIDLVNPANKRLIDIIVVGTGLAGGSAAATLAELGYNVKAFCFQDSPRRAHSIAAQGGINAAKNYQGDGDSTYRLFYDTVKGGDYRSREANVYRLAEVSANIIDQCVAQGVPFARDYGGLLDNRSFGGVLVSRTFYAKGQTGQQLLLGAYSAINRQIGRGKIKMYNRHEMLDVVIVDGKARGIIARNLVTGEIERHSAHAVVLGTGGYGNVFFLSTNAMCSNVTAAWKAHKRGAYFANPCYTQIHPTCIPVSGDHQSKLTLMSESLRNDGRIWVPKKLEDVKAIREGKLKPTQIAEEDRDYYLERRYPAFGNLVPRDVASRAAKERCDAGFGVNTTGEAVYLDFASAIQRYGKEQAQIRHLDQNDAALVTSLGQEAIKTKYGNLFQMYEKIVDENPYETPMMIYPAVHYTMGGVWVDYNLQTTIPGLYCIGEANFSDHGANRLGASALMQGLADGYFVLPYTIGDYLANDIRTGSISTDLPEFEAAEKSVKETLDKLVNNSGKHSVDHFHKRLGKIMWNKVGMSRNEKGLREAIEEISALRKEFWKDVRVPGSANEFNEELAKAGRVADFLELGELFAKDALYRTESCGGHFREESVEEDGPQKGEAKRNDKAFAFVSAWEYKGEPKDAVLHKEELEFNDIELKQRSYK, encoded by the coding sequence ATGGCTTTAGATTCAAAAGTACCTTCAGGACCACTAGCGGATAAGTGGACAAAACATAAAAATGACATTGACCTTGTAAATCCGGCTAATAAACGCCTGATTGATATTATTGTTGTGGGAACAGGGCTAGCAGGGGGATCTGCGGCAGCAACACTGGCAGAGCTCGGCTACAACGTAAAAGCATTTTGCTTTCAAGATTCGCCAAGGCGAGCACATTCTATTGCGGCGCAGGGAGGCATTAACGCCGCAAAAAATTACCAGGGAGACGGAGATTCTACTTACCGGTTATTTTATGATACGGTAAAAGGAGGAGATTACCGCTCACGGGAAGCCAATGTATACCGTTTGGCAGAAGTTTCCGCAAATATTATCGATCAGTGTGTGGCACAAGGAGTTCCTTTTGCACGCGATTATGGAGGTTTGTTAGACAATCGCTCCTTTGGTGGGGTACTGGTTTCCAGAACTTTTTATGCAAAAGGGCAAACCGGACAACAATTATTGTTAGGAGCTTATTCGGCAATAAATCGTCAAATTGGCCGTGGCAAGATCAAAATGTATAACCGGCATGAAATGTTAGATGTGGTGATTGTTGATGGGAAAGCACGAGGGATTATCGCTCGAAATTTAGTAACCGGAGAAATAGAACGCCATTCTGCACATGCTGTTGTCCTGGGAACGGGAGGGTACGGAAATGTATTTTTCCTGTCAACCAATGCCATGTGTTCTAACGTAACAGCAGCTTGGAAAGCTCACAAACGCGGAGCTTATTTTGCAAACCCTTGTTACACGCAAATTCACCCCACTTGTATTCCGGTTTCAGGAGATCACCAGTCCAAATTAACATTGATGTCGGAATCATTGAGAAATGACGGGCGCATCTGGGTTCCCAAGAAATTAGAAGACGTAAAAGCCATCAGAGAGGGAAAATTAAAACCCACTCAAATTGCCGAAGAAGATAGGGATTACTATCTGGAGAGACGTTACCCTGCTTTTGGAAACTTGGTCCCCAGAGATGTTGCGTCCAGAGCAGCAAAAGAACGTTGTGATGCCGGATTTGGAGTGAATACAACAGGAGAAGCGGTGTATTTAGACTTTGCTTCGGCAATTCAGCGTTACGGGAAAGAGCAAGCACAGATTAGACACCTGGATCAAAATGATGCCGCTTTGGTAACATCACTCGGACAAGAAGCGATAAAAACAAAATACGGGAACCTGTTTCAAATGTATGAGAAGATCGTTGATGAAAATCCGTACGAAACTCCTATGATGATCTATCCGGCTGTACATTATACGATGGGGGGAGTTTGGGTAGATTACAATTTACAAACAACTATTCCCGGCTTGTACTGCATTGGAGAAGCTAATTTCTCTGATCACGGGGCTAACAGATTAGGAGCATCTGCTCTGATGCAAGGTTTGGCAGACGGTTATTTTGTATTGCCATATACCATAGGAGATTATTTGGCAAATGACATTAGAACCGGATCGATTTCTACGGATTTACCTGAGTTTGAAGCTGCAGAGAAGAGTGTTAAGGAAACCTTAGATAAGCTAGTTAACAACAGTGGGAAACATTCCGTAGATCATTTTCATAAGAGATTAGGAAAGATCATGTGGAATAAAGTAGGTATGTCTCGTAATGAAAAAGGGCTTCGGGAAGCCATTGAAGAAATTTCTGCTTTGCGAAAAGAGTTTTGGAAAGATGTTCGAGTTCCCGGGTCTGCTAATGAATTCAATGAAGAATTGGCAAAAGCAGGTCGAGTAGCGGATTTTCTGGAATTAGGTGAATTATTTGCCAAAGATGCTTTGTATAGAACCGAATCGTGCGGAGGTCATTTTAGAGAAGAATCCGTAGAAGAAGACGGACCTCAGAAAGGCGAAGCAAAACGAAATGACAAGGCGTTTGCATTTGTTTCTGCATGGGAATATAAAGGAGAACCCAAAGATGCCGTACTGCACAAAGAAGAATTAGAATTTAATGATATAGAATTAAAACAAAGAAGTTATAAATAG
- a CDS encoding DUF1801 domain-containing protein has protein sequence MNPAEHYILNQPEPFKSILLQLQILIEAAYPEVDLKYKWKIPYYYLHNKPFCFLNVSKGYVDVGLWLPYLIEGLSPYLISEGRKKMKSLRYYTIEEIDPKILFKALEEVHKNYQKGFWKG, from the coding sequence ATGAACCCTGCAGAGCACTACATTTTAAATCAACCCGAACCTTTCAAATCGATTTTATTACAATTACAGATATTAATTGAGGCTGCCTACCCTGAAGTTGATTTGAAATACAAATGGAAAATTCCTTATTATTATCTGCACAATAAACCATTTTGTTTTTTAAATGTAAGCAAGGGTTATGTTGACGTAGGGCTTTGGTTACCCTATCTCATAGAAGGTTTAAGCCCCTATTTGATATCGGAAGGAAGAAAAAAAATGAAATCTTTGCGTTATTATACCATCGAAGAAATAGACCCAAAAATACTCTTTAAAGCATTGGAAGAAGTTCATAAAAACTACCAAAAAGGATTTTGGAAAGGTTGA